The Gouania willdenowi chromosome 7, fGouWil2.1, whole genome shotgun sequence genome includes a window with the following:
- the LOC114466938 gene encoding chymotrypsin-like elastase family member 2A yields the protein MRRLLVLTVLVAAAYSCGFPSFPPVLSSRVVGGEDATPHSWPWQVSLQSDRGGGWRHVCGGTLISTEWVLTAAHCINENYNYRVELGKHSLKASEDGSIARRAAKIISHQDYSILLSRNDIALIKLSPPIILTDTIKPACLPELGFVLPHGSQCFVTGWGRLSTNGPLADTLQQALLPVIGHEICSQQEWWSVLATDKMVCAGGDGTSSGCNGDSGGPLIYQNPDGSWNVHGVVSFGSGQGCNVFQKPTVFTQVSSYISWINTVMTTSS from the exons ATGAGACGACTGCTTGTTCTCACTGTCTTAGTGGCTGCTG CGTACAGCTGTGGGTTTCCCAGCTTCCCTCCTGTGCTGAGCAGCAGGGTGGTGGGAGGAGAGGATGCCACGCCTCACAGTTGGCCCTGGCag GTGTCGCTCCAGTCAGACAGAGGTGGGGGGTGGAGGCACGTGTGTGGGGGCACCCTCATCTCCACTGAATGGGTGCTCACTGCTGCACACTGCATCAA TGAGAACTACAACTACAGAGTGGAGCTGGGTAAACACAGTCTTAAAGCGTCTGAGGATGGGTCGATAGCTCGGAGAGCAGCAAAAATCATCAGCCACCAGGACTACAGCATCCTCCTCAGTCG TAACGACATTGCTCTGATCAAACTGTCTCCTCCCATTATACTCACTGACACAATTAAGCCTGCTTGTCTTCCTGAGCTGGGTTTCGTCCTTCCTCACGGTTCCCAATGCTTCGTCACAGGCTGGGGTCGACTTTCCA CCAATGGTCCTCTAGCAGACACTCTACAGCAGGCTCTGCTGCCTGTAATCGGACATGAAATCTGCTCCCAGCAGGAGTGGTGGAGCGTCCTGGCAACTGATAAAATGGTCTGTGCTGGAGGAGACGGAACCTCTTCTGGCTGTAAT GGGGACTCTGGTGGTCCCTTGATTTACCAAAACCCAGATGGGTCGTGGAACGTTCATGGTGTGGTGAGCTTTGGATCTGGTCAGGGCTGCAATGTGTTCCAGAAACCAACTGTGTTTACACAAGTCAGCTCCTACATCAGCTGGATCAACACT GTTATGACGACCAGCTCCTGA
- the LOC114466729 gene encoding chymotrypsin-C-like yields MKFVVLALFVAGAYGCGLPTNPPVVSRVVGGEDVRPNSWPWQISLQYNRQGEWRHTCGGTLISNQWVLTAAHCISKGREYRVAMGKHNLVETEDSAMFMTPADIVVHEKWNPLFIRNDIALIKLQSPVVFSDSIMAACLPADGFILPHNEPCYVTGWGRLYTGGPIADILQQALLPVVDHATCSKPDWWGFQVKETMVCAGGDGVMSGCNGDSGGPLNCQADDGSWEVHGIVSFGSGLKCNFIKKPTVFTRVSSYISWISAKMVTY; encoded by the exons ATGAAGTTTGTGGTTCTTGCTTTGTTTGTTGCTGGCG CCTACGGGTGTGGTCTGCCCACCAACCCCCCTGTGGTGTCCCGGGTGGTTGGAGGAGAGGATGTCAGGCCTAACAGCTGGCCCTGGCAG ATTTCCCTGCAGTACAACAGACAGGGAGAGTGGAGACACACCTGTGGAGGAACTCTGATCTCTAACCAATGGGTCCTCACTGCAGCTCACTGCATCAG CAAAGGCAGAGAGTACAGAGTGGCCATGGGGAAACACAATCTGGTGGAGACCGAGGACAGCGCCATGTTCATGACTCCAGCTGATATCGTCGTGCATGAGAAGTGGAACCCACTGTTCATTCG CAATGACATCGCTCTGATCAAACTGCAGTCACCTGTCGTCTTCTCTGACTCCATCATGGCCGCCTGTCTTCCTGCTGATGGTTTCATCCTCCCTCATAACGAACCCTGCTACGTCACTGGTTGGGGTCGCCTCTACA CTGGAGGCCCTATCGCTGACATCCTGCAGCAGGCTCTGCTCCCAGTGGTGGACCACGCTACCTGCAGCAAACCTGACTGGTGGGGCTTCCAGGTGAAGGAAACGATGGTCTGTGCAGGTGGGGATGGAGTCATGTCCGGCTGCAAC GGAGACTCTGGTGGACCCCTGAACTGTCAGGCTGATGATGGATCCTGGGAGGTTCATGGTATTGTCAGTTTTGGTTCTGGTCTCAAGTGCAACTTCATCAAGAAGCCCACGGTCTTTACCCGAGTCAGCTCCTACATCAGCTGGATCAGTGCC AAAATGGTGACCTATTAG
- the LOC114466728 gene encoding chymotrypsin-like elastase family member 2A, with amino-acid sequence MKFVILALFVAGAYGCGLPTFPPTITRVVGGDDVRPHSWPWQVSLQYKRGSSFHHTCGGTLISNQWVLTAAHCIGSYTYRVYIGKHNLKNDNEEGSIAISPAKIIIHDLWDSYRLRNDIALIKLETPVELSDTVMAACLPNYQEVLPHAAPCYVTGWGRLWTGGPIADILQQALLPVVGHSTCSKSDWWGSLVTTSMICAGGNGDLASCNGDSGGPLNCQNSDGSWDVHGVVSFGSSAGCNYPKKPSVFTKVSAYVNWINNAMTKN; translated from the exons ATGAAGTTCGTGATCTTGGCTCTGTTTGTCGCTGGTG CCTACGGGTGTGGCCTGCCCACCTTTCCTCCCACCATCACCAGAGTAGTTGGTGGAGACGATGTGCGTCCACACAGCTGGCCCTGGCag GTGTCTCTGCAGTACAAACGTGGAAGCAGTTTCCACCACACCTGTGGAGGTACTCTGATCTCTAACCAGTGGGTGCTGACGGCTGCTCACTGCATCGG AAGTTACACCTACAGAGTCTACATTGGTAAACACAATCTGAAGAACGACAATGAGGAGGGTTCCATCGCCATCAGTCCTGCCAAGATCATCATCCACGATCTGTGGGACTCTTACAGGCTCCG TAATGACATTGCTCTGATCAAACTGGAGACTCCTGTGGAGCTCTCCGACACCGTCATGGCCGCCTGTCTGCCAAACTATCAGGAGGTGTTGCCTCATGCTGCTCCTTGCTACGTCACCGGCTGGGGCCGTCTCTGGA CTGGAGGTCCCATCGCTGACATCCTGCAGCAGGCCCTTCTCCCAGTGGTCGGACACTCCACCTGCTCCAAGTCTGACTGGTGGGGCAGCCTGGTTACCACCAGCATGATCTGTGCTGGAGGTAATGGTGATCTGGCCAGTTGCAAT GGAGACTCTGGTGGTCCTCTGAACTGTCAGAACTCTGATGGATCCTGGGACGTTCATGGAGTGGTGAGCTTCGGTTCCAGCGCGGGCTGCAACTATCCCAAGAAGCCCTCTGTCTTCACCAAAGTCAGCGCTTACGTCAACTGGATCAACAAT gcaATGACCAAAAACTAG